The genomic segment GCGCTTGAAGTTGATCAATCAAGGCTTTTTTACCGACAATAATACCTGCTTGCACACCGCCAAGTAATTTATCCCCAGAGAAAGAAATCAAATCCACACCTTGCCCGAGTTTTTCTTGCACAGTCGGCTCTTTGGGTAAGTGATATTGGCTTAAATCGACCAATGCGCCACTGCCAAGATCACTGATCACAGGAATATTAAATTCTTTACCTAAGGCAACCAGTTCCGCGTCTTCTACGGCGGAAGTAAAACCACAAATTTGGTAGTTACTGCTGTGAACTTTCATCAAAAAAGCAGTATTTTCGGTTATTGCGTTGCGATAATCTTTTAAATGCGTGCGATTTGTTGTACCAACTTCCACCAACGTGCAACCCGCTTGCGCCATAATATCAGGAATACGGAACGCACCGCCTATTTCGATTAATTCACCACGAGAAATAATCACTTCTTTACCTTTTGCAAAAGTCGCTAGCGTCAGTAAAACCGCCGCTGCATTGTTATTCACCACACAAGCCGCTTCTGCCCCAGTCAACGCCAAAATTAAATCGCTAATATAGTTATCACGATGACTACGGCGACCTTCGTCTAAATCATACTCCAAAGCAACATTACCACGCATAGCGTGTAACGCGGCTTGCTGTGCACTTTCTGCCCATACAGCGCGCCCAAGATTGGTATGCAATACCGTGCCGGTTAAATTGTGTACAGCTTGAATTTGAACTTGACTTTGTTTCACAAGTTGACGTTGAATTTCGTTGAATGTACGGCTAATATCAGCGAAATATGCTGGAAGTTGCTGAGTTGATTTAATGGCTTCACGTCCTTGTTCGATTAATTTACGACAAACATTCACCATGGCAGTATGCCCAAATTCAACGATCAATTGTTCGCCCTGTGGCATTTTAAGCAGTTTGTCCACAGAGGGGAGTTGGCGGAAAAGTGCGGTCATATTTCGTCTCATTTTGAAAATTTCCGTTATTATATCGCAAAATTTGACCGCACTTAAATAATCGGTTAGAGTAACTGCACCTTTCGGAAGGTCGTCGTTTCCGGTGAAGCGGCAGGACTTCAAATCCTGTTAAGGACGCCAGCGTTCTTGGGTGGGTTCGACTCCCATTACCTTCCGCCAAGTAACAACTCCCAACGTAAACACACGTCAACAAAACCAATCTAAACCCCTTGTAAATACTGGCTTTAGTAAATTATACTATATTCTAACGTAAACAGAAATCAACCGTCTGAAACAGTAAAAAAGTAACAAAAAAAGTAACAAGAAATTTGAGATTAAAAATTTACTCCCAAAAATTGTAAAAAACCACAAAAAACCTTGTTACTTATTTTTTGATAAACCCTTTTGCTAACTAACGTTAGAGCACTTCGATTTTTACAAAACACCTTTACAAATCTTGTTACTTTTTGATGAGAAAAACGCAATGCAATACAAGCTAACGGACACGAAAATTAGACAAGCCAAGAGTAAGGATAAAGATTATCCCCTTGCCGACGGTGGTGGATTGCGTTTAATCGTGCGCGCTAACGGCTCAAAGGTTTTTGTTTTTAACTACAACCGACCTTACACCAAAAAGAAAAACAACATCACTTTGGGGGCTTATCCTGAAATATCCCTAAAACAAGCAAGAGAGCGACACGCACAAGCGCGCGCCCTACTGGCTCAAGATATAGACCCAGTTCAACAGCGCGAACAGGACAAGCGAGAACAGGCAAATAAACTTGATCGCACATTTGGGAAAATGGCTGTGAATTGGTTTGAGCAACGAAAACAACAAGCCAACTTTTCAGAACGCACTGCAAAAGATACATGGGCTTTATTTGAACGACATATTTTGCCCAATTTTGCGCAATACCCAATCACAGAAATTACGCCATTAATTGCCATTAATGCACTAAAACCGCTTGAAAAAGACGGCAAACTAGAAACAGTGCGTAAAGTTATAGGGAAGTTAAACGATGTGATGAAATTTGCGTTACACCGTGGCTTTATTTCCACCAACAATTTAAGCGATATTCATAAAGAATTTGATAAACCGGTCACACAGGGAATGAAAACGATCACCCCTGAAGAAATAGAAGAATTTCTAACCGCGCTTTATCAAGAGAAAAATAATCAGCGTTTTCAGTTAAATGCTTTCTATGCGGTGATGTTAGTCATGTTTACTGGTGGACGACCGTCTGAAATAGCCAAAGCAAAATGGAGTGATATTAATTTTGATGAGCGGGTATGGGTTTATTCTGTTCAGAAAGGTAACAGGAATTTACCACAAGGACGAGTGCATAAAGTGACACTATCAAGCCAAGTATTAAAGCTCTTTGAAAAAGTGCGTGAATATAATCAGCTTGTACAGCCAAATTTAAATAGCGATTATGTTTTTGCGAGTTCTTTATCTAGGAAAAAAGGACATATTTCAATCGAAACAATGCGCAACGCGATAATTAAGAGCTTAGGCGAGAACCGTTTAACAACCCACGGTATAAGACACTTATTCAGTACGACACTAAATGAGCAAGAATATAACGCAGATTGGATTGAGAGAGCGTTATCACATAAAGACAAAAATACGATCAGGGGCTTTTATAACAAAGCCGAATATTTAGAACACCGCTTTAAAATGCTTCAAGCATGGGCGGATTATTTAGAAGATAAAGCACCCGAGAAGTTATTTTCTTAGTGCGTAGAACAAAGAACAACTAGGCGCGGAGTAATTAACCGAGCCGAAAGAAAGCATTAACGCCCTATTTGCTTTTTGTTGTTCTTTCTTTTCATCAATAGGGCAAGGGGCGATTATGGCACTTCCATTATTAGAACGTTATAGCTTAAACCAAGCTATAAATTTTATTAAAAATAGAACAGGCGAACAGCTAACTAGGGAAGATCTCTTAGAATATGCAATTACAGGGCATTTAAAAATAGGTATTTTTATTGATGTTTTTTGCGACACCTTAAGCAAGATAGGATCAAATGACTGCCAAAATCTGGAATTAAAGCATTTTGAAAGTCCTATTCTTCACTCTGATGAATATCCTAAATGGGCAAATCCAAAATCATTATTACATAAACAGATAGCGAGATTTTGCGATGGATTTGTTGATATATATGCTGATTTATTATTTATGGATGATAATCAAGAATATAATGCAATTTCTTTTGAAGAACGTAAAAAAGCATTAGAGTCTAGTCTAGATTCCTTTCTAGAAGAATTAAAAAGCGGTAAATTACACCCAATAGAACCTACAGATGAAGTGAAATTTAAAACTAAAGATTCTGATAATGATAGATATGAAAAAATATCATGGTTACTACACGGAAAACTAAATTTTAAGGGTTTTGTCTATCTTCAGCCTTATTTATTAAATCAACTAAAACCAAGAGTTCAACTTGATGAAAATGTTGTTGATTATGTATTTGATAAATTGATATTTGACAGTGTTGAATTTCCTGATAGTAAGATTAAAGCCTTTCTTTCATTTGAGCTCAATATGGATAATTGTGATTATTTAGATGACGAAGAATATGAGAAAGCCCAATATAATAAAATTTCAATCAATGATTTGATCATATTTAAAGATGATTTATTAAATTTTATCAATGAGGATAATAGAGAAGTTAATTTGAATGACACCCTTTATTTACTAGGCGAAGTAATCAATACTGTTAAATCAAAAACAAAAAAATGGACACAGTCCACAATCATTGATGAAATTCTCACTCAACGACAAGGAAAGCAAATAAGCGGTTTAGAAAAACGAAAAATAGAAGAATATTTCAGCTCTGCTAATAAACTTTTTAAATCTAAATAACCCAATCAACGCCCAATCAAAGGGCGTTTTTTATTCCCTAAATTCTTTTCAAATCAATCTGTTATTTTCGCACCGAAAAAATCTTTTTCGCTTGCGATGATCTTATTTCTGCTATTTCCCATAATCCCACCAGTTGCAACACACATCAACCATTAACTTTATAAATCAACTGGGGAAACATTATGACTATCGAAAAACGATACTCACTCAAAGACCTGAAACACCTTACAGGCACTTCACACGCTTATATCTACAAGCAAATTCAAAAAGGCAATCTAGCCAAACCCGAGAAATGGGGACGCGCGTCACGTTGGAAAGAAAGCGACGTTAACGCTTGGCTTGAAACATTAGACCGTGGTTTACAAGATAACTCTCATTTAGTGGACTCACGTTTAACTGATACTCAAGTGAATATTAATTCTTAATCTATGGAGTGAAGAAATGGAATTAACTAACACTTCAACAGCAAGCCAAAGAGCCCTAATCAAAGCATTGTTAAGAGAACGACCACATAGCACGTTAGAGCTAAGAGCAAAGGGGATTTGCTCACCTGCTCCGCGCATTATGGAATTAAAAAAACAAGGTTATGAAATCATCACTAGCACCCGAACAGAAATAGACCAATCAGGCATAAAACACAATAGGATTGCAGTTTACACCCTACTAAGTGAACCACAAGGCGACCACCAACAACACAAAGGACAGTATGAAAATGACAAATAACTACCCTATCACCGCAGATTTATTTACGTATATCGTTAAAGACATCAAAGGCAATGCAATGACAACTAGTCTTGATGTTGCGCGTGTTTTTGGCAAACAGCATAAAAACGTTTTACAAGCTATCGAAAATTTAGATTGTTCAGATGATTTTAACGAGCTGAATTTTCAGCTGGTTAAATACATTGACGAAAAAGGCGAGAAACGTCCGATGTACAGAATGACCCGAGACGGCTTTTCATTTTTGGTCATGGGTTTTCGTGGCAAGAAAGCGGCTGAATTTAAAGAGAAGTTTATTCAACGATTTAATGAAATGGAAAGTTGGATCGGCAAACGCTACCAATTAAAACACGACCAACACCGCATGAATGACGCTATTCAATACCGTGAAACCATTACAGGCAAGCAAAATAAACACGCTTACGCACAGGAAAACAATTTGATTTATCTCGTGGCACTAGGGAAAACGCGCAAACAATGGCTACAGGCGCAAGGATTGCCTACAGATGACGAGATACGCCAACACTTAACCGCAAAACAGCTTGAACTAATCGACATGTTAACCAGTGAAAACGCAACGATGATCAAGTTAGGAATGAATTATGAGAGCCGAAAAGCGCAGTTAACTTTTAGTGCGACTTATTTCAAGGTACGTAATGGATTAATCAACAAACAAGGAACAAGCACAGTAACGCAATAGCGCATGCTTTGCTGATATAACCACAATAGACAAGATAGAGAAACAAAATGAGCAAACCAATATTAAAACCCACATTCAAAACCTACCCACAATTTAACCGCACTTTTGCTATTTCAAAGCAAAGCGCAGAACGCTGTAAAAGCGATTTTCCCGACTGCTATCACTTCAAAAAGTTACAGGCTAAGGAATGTATCGAGCTTGCTGAGCGGTTGCAAATGGGGCTTTCTTTGGTGGGGAGTGTCCTAAAAAATACGACACCCCTATCAGCAGAGCAAAACAAACAATACAAGGCTTTCAGAAATGGGGCACGTTATTTAATTCAGCAGTTTAATGAATTGGCGGAGCATATCGATAATGTAGAAAAAGGCGAGTTTCAGCCGGTCATAATTGACTGGTGGAAGTCCGCCAGCAAGGGGAAAAATGATTTAAATCAAAATACCGCGGAGCAGTCGCAAGATGAGATGTAAAACCGCTAAAGAATTTTTGCGCCCTATGGCTATTGAGCATTACATCACAAATCGGAATAGCCATTTATTCGTCTTCATGAGCCTTTACAGCGACGAAGAGCCTTACCCAATAGAAGACTTGATTCAAGTGCAAAAATCGCGTGTTGCGTTGCTTATGGCGGATTTTGAACGATTGCCGACAGCGTTCTTAGAAACTGAATTGCTTTTTGCTAAAAAAATGCTCACGCAGATAGAAAAACGTGCGGCAGAACTCACTAATACGAATAAATAACCAATAAAAAACCGTTCAAATGAACGGCTTGAGATGATTTAACTATGAAATTAACTAATGCAGAGTATAGCACTCTCTTAAATATTTTTCATGATGTTTTTATTGAAAAAACACCAAAAGCAATCTATTCTTGTACCGTAGTCGCAAAATCGACTACCGAGCGTCAGAACTCGAATAATTTACTAATGGCGAATAATAGCGCGCCTTGCGCTTTTTTTATTCGTGGCTTACACACACCTAAAGAAAGTGCGGTCAAATTTGACAGTATTTCTTCAACGTATGAAATTAACCAATCCAAATTTGGATTGATAAAATTTCTTTCTATGGTGGCGTGTAATGGGAAAGGTTTCGCCCTTTGCTGTGTTCCATTAGTCGCAGTTTCTGACCCCGTTACACGTTACCGCCCTAAAGCGTCAGAACTTCAAGCGGTAACTTCTTCAAAATTACTAATGGAGTTATCAGCCATGGTCTACCTATTCAAAGCCGTAAACCGTTCAGATTTACGCAATACCGCAAAACACTATTCAGCTTTTCCAAAATACACCGTGCGCATTAATGCCGATACATTAGCACAAGCACGCGCCAAAATTGCCCCGTTCTTTGTTGTGTTGGGGGTGGTTTATGCTTAAGTACAATGCTATTCAAAACATTCTATTTGAAAAAGTCGATAGTAACGACACCAGCAAAGAAAGCCTAGAAACTATCCGCACTGAAAGCGAAAATCTATGCGAATCGATTGAATATGGTTTATTTGCCATAGGCAAGATGATGGAAAATTTAGGGTATTTTGCTGATGAAGAAAAACAGAATTTCAATGATAAAGCCTTAGACAACAGCACTGTGCGACAACTAGGCGGATTAATTCAAGCAAATGCTTATTTGCTCAATTCGTTACGAAATAGCGCAAGTAATGCAGATTATCACCTTAACAACATGAGAGACGAAAGCCATGTATAACGTAATCCTACACTATCAAGACGGGCACACGTTTATTTGTGCTGAAGACGCTATTCAAGCGAGAGAACAGGCAAAAGCCGATATAGGCAAAGCAGACCTATTAGGGCGTGTATTGTCTGCCGTATCAATAATTAAAAAAGATTGTCTGTAGGTGGTGGTATGAGTTACTCCAAAACAAAAGGACGTGGAAGTGGTCAAAGTGAGTTTCAAAAATCACTGAACGGAAATACCTTTACACCGTTACGACATGATTTAATCAACAGTGAAGAATTTACCGCGCTTTCTCTTTCAGCGAAGTGGGTATTTGTAAAACTGTGTTCAACCTACAACAAATACAACAACGGCGATTTAATAGCTCAACAGGATAAAGCCAAAGAAACATTTGGCTTATCTTCAAGAACATTAAAAACTGCATTAGACGAACTTGTAAATGCAAACTTCCTAGAAGTCACAAGACAAGGTGGAAAAAATCAATGTACGCTTTACGCGTTAACGTGCTATAGGTTCAATACAATTAAAAAAGGCAATGTAACCATTTTAGAAGAAACTTTACGCCCACGAGATAGTTGGAAAAAAAATGCGATTTTGACCGCCTGTATGATTTCACCTATTTTTTTCGTGTTCTCTCAAAAAATAATAGAGTATATGGCTATAATATATATAAGGTAGTTAAAATTTAACGTAATTGAGTGGGTAAAAATGGGCTGACTACGTTAAAATTTAACGTAATAGAAAAAGAGTTACGTTAAAAATTAACGTAAATTACGTTAAATTTTAGGGGTCATTACGTTAAAATTTAACTATCAAAAAAATAAATTTCCAATCAATAAATTTATTTTAATAGATTTAAACTATTAATAACCTGACGGACTCGATTTTGAGTCCGTTAAAATCAAACTTCAAAAGTTAACTTTTCTAATAGAGCACACCAATATCCACAAAGCGCGCCTATTACTCCTTGTAAAACCACATCAGATAAATAATGCTAAGATTGCCCTAATTTATGGCGCAAAATAACCATAAAAGCAGTAATTTCATTTTTATAGATTATGATATACATCAAACATCAAAAATTACCGCCATAAATAGCGCGTTAATAAATTTTCTTGATAAAGACATAGGAATGTACTGCCAAACATTTTTAATTGATTGTAGAGCGATTGACGAAAGTTTACGACTTCTGATTTTTGCGAGTCCATAAAAAAGGGAAAAGTGCGAAACTCTTGAGCGATTGGCGAAAGTTTACGACTGTAAGCCTACTCAACTTACGTTATAAACCATAACAAACAATAACTTTAGAATGTGTAAAGTACAAAAAATATACATTTATGGGAATCGTAAGGGAGCTAATCCGCCAACAACCCAAGAACAGCTAAAAATGGTGAAATAGTGCTTGTTTTGCGAGTTCCCGAAATAATAGGGAGTTCCCGAAATAATAGGGATTTGAACCGTGGTTATATGGTAGCAGAATAAATTTGCGACGGTCCTTTTACGGTCCGATTGAGATCAGGGGTATAAGGAAAATCCTGATACCCACGAACAGAAAAGAGCTAACGCATAACGGTAATATTACGGTAAGGAATAGGGAAACTTCAGAAAATAACTAGCTTAGTAGTCAAATGTAGATATTAAGACCTGATAAAACCTGAATTAGAACCCTACAAAGTTGACGTCTCCCCAAAATTGGGGAGCGTTTCTAATAAAAGGTACTCCCAAGGGGTGTACCCTTTCCACGGGGTTGCGGGCTCGCGGTTTTCGCCTAATTTTCAGGGTTCTAGTCATCATCATCTTATGATTGAAAGTGAATAGTTATGCTTAGAATGATGTCGGCAGATGTTGGGATTGTTGACGCTGATTTTCTTTAATACCTTAAAATAACAAGGCTTGTTATTTTAAACAAATGAGCGATCTTAAAATTCACTATTTAAAGCTGGATTTTGCAGAGCTTAGTTTTCAGCTTAGCTTTAAAAACAATGAGTTACTAAGCCGAAAATTTGGTCGAGTGATTTTTAAAAACAACCCCATGTAAGTTTGCAGTATTTCAGATTTCTAATTTCGCGGTTGTAAAAATTGAGTTCCCTAAGCGGTTTTCATAAGCAAAACCTATAGCGATTTTCCCACCCCCACCCACACTACACATCATACAAACAAGGGCGTTCGTTATGACTAGTCGGTTTTGGCAATTAACGCACTTGATTATACGTAAAAAGGGTATATAATGAAGATATACGCAATTAACGTATTTATAAAATGAATCTACTATTTATTGAGTTGTCATATTTTTCTAAATATCGAACTGAAACCCTGACCGATGACGAATATAGAGCGTTGCAAAATGAATTATTAGAAAATCCAGAAAAAGGGGATTTGATACAAGGGCTTAATGGATTAAGAAAGATAAGAATAGCAGATAATAAGCGAAATAAAGGTAAACGTGGTGGCGCGAGAGTGATTTATTACTATTATTCTTCACAATCCACGATTTATTTTCTAACAGCTTACAGTAAAGATGAAATGACTGATTTAACAAGTGAAGATAAAAAGACGCTGAAAAGTATCGTTGCACTACTTAAAAAATAGGGAGTTTCAAGATGACGAAAAGAAATTTATTTGAAGAATTAAAGCAAGGACTTGAAGAAATTCAAGCGCACCAACAAGGGAAGATTACATTAACAGGCTACACCCTAGAACACCCTGAGCCCTTGGAAATACAAGCAGATGAAATTAAGGCAATCAGACAAGAGTTAAATCTTTCGCAAGCCTTATTTGCTCTTAAATTACGTACAAGCGTTAGAACTTATCAAGGCTGGGAACAAGGCAAGAGCAAGCCTAATCAGCAAGCTATGCTACTACTGAAAATGGTACAGAAATCACCGAAGTTACTTGAACAAATAGCGAGTGTATAGACTTGTAACAAGAATTAAGCCGTTAAGATGATACACCCACAACGGCTTTTTTATAGTCTAGTCTTAGTGGCTCAATTTGAGCTACTTAACAACAAAAGATCGGGGACGGAATAAATAAAAGTAACAAGAAAAGTAACAAAGAGATTGTAATAAAATATTAATTCTTTACATTTCAATAAATTAGATAATGATTTCAACTCCCATTACCTCCGCCAATTCGACCCTATCCCAAATTCTGTGTAAACACCCATTTCAACTTAACGGTGATCGTCTAGGCGATCACCAAAATCAATCATAAATCGATTCATCGCCGGTTTCCGGTTCTGAATCGGCATTGTCCATTTTTTTGATGCATCTTTAATCGCAAGCCAAATCACTTTGAAAACTGAATCATCCGTCGGGAATACATTTCGTTTTTTAATCACGCGACGAATCACGCTATTAAGCGATTCCACGGCATTCGTGGTATAAATCGCTTTACGAATATCAGCCGGATAATCAAAAAATGTGGCTATATTTGCCCGGTTATCTTCCCAGCCTTTCGCCACAAGCGGGTATTTTGCCTGCCATTTTTGCGAAAGTGCGGTCAGATTTTCGCGAGCTTGTGCTTCCGTCTGAGCCTGATAAACCTGCTTTAAATCTGCAGTGACGGCTTTGTAATCTTTCCACGAAACGAATTTCAAGCTGTTACGCACTAAATGCACAATGCAAAGCTGAATCTTCGTTTTAGGATAGATTGCATTGATGGCTTCCGGGAAGCCTTTTAAACCGTCTACACAGGCAATAAAAATGTCTTTCAAGCCTCGATTTTGAAGCTCTGTCAGCACATTCGCCCAGAACTTCGCACCTTCATTTTCAGCAATCCAAAGCCCCAATAACTCTTTATGTCCTTCAAGATTCACACCCAAGGCAACAAACACGGATTTGTTGATAATTCGTCCATCTTGGCGTACTTTCACTACGATACAATCCGGGTAAACAATTGGATAAACCGCATCAAGCGGGCGATTTTGCCATTCCATTACGCGTTCTTTCACGGCGTCGGTAACGCGAGAAATCAGGCTGGTTGACACATCCGCATCATAGAGTTCTTTGAACATTTCAACGATTTCCTGATTACTTAAACCCTTGGCATATAAGGCAATAATCTGCTCATCCATTCCTGTGATGCGGGTTTGGTTTTTCTTGATAAGTTGTGGTTCAAAGGTGCAGTCACGGTCACGAGGCGTCTCAATTTCTATCTCACCTTCATCACAAATGACGGTCTTAGATGTGTAACCGTTACGTGCATTTTTACCTTTTCCAGGCTGGTGTTTTTCATAACCAAGATGGTCGGTCAGTTCACCATTTAACGCAGCCTCGATGGTGATTTTCTTGAGCATCCGTGAAAATTGATTGAGGTCTTCCGGTGTTTTTAGGTTTTTGGCAAATTCCGCTGCCAAGGCGTGAAGTTGTTTTTCGTTCATAATAAAATACCTGTGTCTGAATGTATTATCTCAGAAATAGGTATTTACACAAATTGTGGGAGAGGCTCGCCAATTCTTGCTATATCCGCCAATATGCATTTAAATTTAGCCCTATTTCTGTGATCGCTATTCCACAATCTTTT from the [Actinobacillus] rossii genome contains:
- the selA gene encoding selenocysteine synthase, with translation MTALFRQLPSVDKLLKMPQGEQLIVEFGHTAMVNVCRKLIEQGREAIKSTQQLPAYFADISRTFNEIQRQLVKQSQVQIQAVHNLTGTVLHTNLGRAVWAESAQQAALHAMRGNVALEYDLDEGRRSHRDNYISDLILALTGAEAACVVNNNAAAVLLTLATFAKGKEVIISRGELIEIGGAFRIPDIMAQAGCTLVEVGTTNRTHLKDYRNAITENTAFLMKVHSSNYQICGFTSAVEDAELVALGKEFNIPVISDLGSGALVDLSQYHLPKEPTVQEKLGQGVDLISFSGDKLLGGVQAGIIVGKKALIDQLQAHPLKRVLRCDKAILAGLEATLRLYLQPEKLAEKLPTLRLLTRSLDELQADAEQVKVRLEKRLNSAYFLQLETSSAQIGSGSQPMARIPSVAVTIAETSGKLTALLARFKTLTTPIIARVEQNKIWLDMRSVADINALLKTLEEL
- the intA_2 gene encoding integrase, which produces MQYKLTDTKIRQAKSKDKDYPLADGGGLRLIVRANGSKVFVFNYNRPYTKKKNNITLGAYPEISLKQARERHAQARALLAQDIDPVQQREQDKREQANKLDRTFGKMAVNWFEQRKQQANFSERTAKDTWALFERHILPNFAQYPITEITPLIAINALKPLEKDGKLETVRKVIGKLNDVMKFALHRGFISTNNLSDIHKEFDKPVTQGMKTITPEEIEEFLTALYQEKNNQRFQLNAFYAVMLVMFTGGRPSEIAKAKWSDINFDERVWVYSVQKGNRNLPQGRVHKVTLSSQVLKLFEKVREYNQLVQPNLNSDYVFASSLSRKKGHISIETMRNAIIKSLGENRLTTHGIRHLFSTTLNEQEYNADWIERALSHKDKNTIRGFYNKAEYLEHRFKMLQAWADYLEDKAPEKLFS
- a CDS encoding phage regulatory protein, with the protein product MTIEKRYSLKDLKHLTGTSHAYIYKQIQKGNLAKPEKWGRASRWKESDVNAWLETLDRGLQDNSHLVDSRLTDTQVNINS
- a CDS encoding putative phage regulatory protein Rha family encodes the protein MTNNYPITADLFTYIVKDIKGNAMTTSLDVARVFGKQHKNVLQAIENLDCSDDFNELNFQLVKYIDEKGEKRPMYRMTRDGFSFLVMGFRGKKAAEFKEKFIQRFNEMESWIGKRYQLKHDQHRMNDAIQYRETITGKQNKHAYAQENNLIYLVALGKTRKQWLQAQGLPTDDEIRQHLTAKQLELIDMLTSENATMIKLGMNYESRKAQLTFSATYFKVRNGLINKQGTSTVTQ
- a CDS encoding toxin HigB-2, whose translation is MNLLFIELSYFSKYRTETLTDDEYRALQNELLENPEKGDLIQGLNGLRKIRIADNKRNKGKRGGARVIYYYYSSQSTIYFLTAYSKDEMTDLTSEDKKTLKSIVALLKK
- a CDS encoding DNA-binding protein, virulence gene repressor RsaL, translated to MTKRNLFEELKQGLEEIQAHQQGKITLTGYTLEHPEPLEIQADEIKAIRQELNLSQALFALKLRTSVRTYQGWEQGKSKPNQQAMLLLKMVQKSPKLLEQIASV
- a CDS encoding Transposase and inactivated derivatives → MNEKQLHALAAEFAKNLKTPEDLNQFSRMLKKITIEAALNGELTDHLGYEKHQPGKGKNARNGYTSKTVICDEGEIEIETPRDRDCTFEPQLIKKNQTRITGMDEQIIALYAKGLSNQEIVEMFKELYDADVSTSLISRVTDAVKERVMEWQNRPLDAVYPIVYPDCIVVKVRQDGRIINKSVFVALGVNLEGHKELLGLWIAENEGAKFWANVLTELQNRGLKDIFIACVDGLKGFPEAINAIYPKTKIQLCIVHLVRNSLKFVSWKDYKAVTADLKQVYQAQTEAQARENLTALSQKWQAKYPLVAKGWEDNRANIATFFDYPADIRKAIYTTNAVESLNSVIRRVIKKRNVFPTDDSVFKVIWLAIKDASKKWTMPIQNRKPAMNRFMIDFGDRLDDHR